From Rutidosis leptorrhynchoides isolate AG116_Rl617_1_P2 chromosome 3, CSIRO_AGI_Rlap_v1, whole genome shotgun sequence, a single genomic window includes:
- the LOC139895667 gene encoding dehydration-responsive element-binding protein 1D-like, giving the protein MATFIQFQTSYSSDNIPTESYTSNSEGSSTSTSFSDDDIMLASRNPKKRAGRKKFRETRHPVYRGVRRRDSGKWVCEVRQPNKKTRVWLGTYPTADMAARAHDVAALAMKGKSACLNFADSLWRLPIPESSNVKDIQKAAVKAAEGFRPLEEVVPENAVYMDVEEIFGLPGFFADMADGMMVPPPQIVGYDDVDFCVDESLWSFSI; this is encoded by the coding sequence ATGGCTACTTTTATACAATTCCAAACTTCATATTCTTCTGATAACATTCCAACAGAATCTTATACTTCTAATTCCGAAGGCAGCAGCACGAGTACGAGTTTTTCGGATGATGATATCATGCTAGCGTCACGGAACCCGAAGAAACGAGCTGGGAGAAAGAAGTTTAGAGAGACACGTCACCCGGTTTACAGGGGAGTAAGACGTAGGGATTCGGGGAAGTGGGTTTGTGAAGTTAGACAACCAAATAAAAAAACAAGGGTGTGGTTGGGTACTTATCCTACTGCTGATATGGCAGCAAGGGCTCATGACGTGGCTGCTTTAGCCATGAAGGGGAAGTCAGCGTGTTTGAATTTTGCTGACTCGTTATGGCGGTTGCCTATCCCCGAATCTAGTAATGTCAAGGATATTCAGAAGGCGGCGGTAAAGGCGGCAGAGGGGTTCCGGCCGTTGGAGGAGGTGGTGCCGGAAAATGCGGTGTATATGGATGTAGAGGAGATTTTTGGGTTGCCTGGGTTTTTTGCTGACATGGCTGATGGGATGATGGTGCCGCCACCTCAGATTGTTGGATACGATGACGTGGACTTTTGTGTTGACGAATCGTTATGGAGTTTCTCAATTTAG